A region from the Desulfovibrio sp. genome encodes:
- a CDS encoding nitronate monooxygenase family protein, which yields MSFPALKIGDLTAKIPVVQGGMGVGISLAGLASAVANQGGIGVIAGAMIGMKEPDVAKDPLTANLRALRNEILKARELSNGIIGVNLMVALTTFSQMVRTAVENKVDIIFSGAGLPLDMPHHLLQVCEEKKEEFKTKLVPIVSSARAATVIAKKWASRFGYTPDAFVVEGPKAGGHLGFKAEELQDPGHSLEVLVPQVVDAAKAMEDKCGRAVPVIAAGGVYSGADIMKFLELGASGVQMGTRFVATHECDADDRFKQSYLSARDEDITIIKSPVGMPGRALGNEFITASREGKKKPFKCVFHCVHTCEQEKTPYCIAQALINAMKGNLERGFAFCGANVARVNKIISVHELMDSLQKEFDDAMSTLSKSVQNMQSKLNFSIKS from the coding sequence ATGTCTTTTCCCGCACTCAAGATAGGTGATCTCACGGCTAAAATCCCTGTAGTTCAGGGTGGCATGGGCGTGGGCATTTCGCTTGCCGGGCTTGCGTCGGCTGTTGCCAATCAGGGGGGTATCGGCGTTATCGCCGGGGCCATGATCGGCATGAAAGAACCCGATGTGGCCAAGGATCCTCTTACAGCCAATCTGCGCGCCCTGCGCAATGAAATATTGAAAGCACGCGAACTCAGCAACGGTATTATTGGCGTCAACCTGATGGTGGCGCTTACCACGTTCAGCCAGATGGTGCGCACCGCCGTTGAAAACAAGGTGGACATCATCTTCTCCGGTGCTGGCCTTCCTCTCGACATGCCGCATCACCTGTTGCAGGTGTGCGAGGAAAAGAAGGAAGAATTCAAAACCAAGCTTGTTCCCATTGTTTCTTCAGCCAGAGCGGCCACGGTAATTGCCAAAAAATGGGCCTCTCGCTTTGGTTACACGCCTGACGCCTTTGTGGTTGAAGGCCCCAAGGCTGGCGGCCACCTCGGTTTCAAGGCTGAAGAGTTGCAGGATCCCGGTCACTCGCTTGAAGTCCTGGTGCCTCAGGTGGTGGATGCCGCCAAGGCTATGGAAGACAAGTGCGGCCGCGCCGTGCCTGTTATTGCCGCTGGCGGGGTGTACTCCGGTGCGGACATCATGAAGTTCCTCGAGCTTGGCGCTTCCGGCGTGCAGATGGGCACCCGCTTTGTGGCTACCCACGAATGCGATGCCGATGACCGCTTCAAGCAGAGCTATCTTTCTGCGCGCGATGAAGACATCACCATTATCAAAAGCCCGGTGGGCATGCCTGGCCGCGCTCTTGGCAATGAATTCATCACAGCCTCGCGCGAGGGCAAGAAAAAGCCTTTCAAGTGCGTGTTCCACTGCGTACACACCTGCGAACAGGAAAAAACGCCCTACTGCATCGCCCAGGCGCTCATCAACGCCATGAAGGGCAATCTTGAACGCGGCTTTGCCTTTTGCGGTGCCAACGTGGCCCGCGTGAACAAGATTATCTCGGTGCATGAACTCATGGACAGCCTGCAAAAGGAATTTGACGACGCCATGAGCACCCTGAGCAAGAGCGTGCAGAACATGCAGAGCAAGCTCAATTTTAGCATCAAGAGCTAA
- a CDS encoding pyrimidine dimer DNA glycosylase/endonuclease V, with translation MRMWMLPPGGMCRKHLLGEHVELHMLLGSLRRGKNIEGFLSGGLVDPQLIFARHEELVAEMHRRGFNHTSPIDGCECASLATRYTGRSAINIADNAAELQRRCPDCAHLMQAESATAQSDTN, from the coding sequence ATGCGCATGTGGATGTTGCCCCCTGGGGGCATGTGCCGCAAACATTTGCTGGGCGAACATGTGGAGCTGCACATGCTCCTTGGCAGCCTGCGGCGCGGCAAAAATATAGAGGGTTTTCTTTCCGGCGGACTGGTTGACCCCCAGCTTATCTTTGCCCGGCATGAAGAACTTGTGGCAGAGATGCACCGGCGTGGATTCAACCACACATCACCCATTGACGGGTGTGAATGTGCTTCTTTAGCTACCCGTTATACTGGCCGCTCCGCTATAAACATTGCCGACAATGCTGCTGAATTGCAGCGCAGGTGCCCAGACTGCGCCCACTTGATGCAAGCGGAGAGCGCCACTGCGCAATCAGACACTAATTAA
- a CDS encoding PEP/pyruvate-binding domain-containing protein, whose amino-acid sequence MAKIPAAKPAQNKPKGAAPEAVQKKLVLDGAEIVQIGPEAELLVGGKNYNTALISQIQGIQAPHFRAISSIAFHHLLDETKVNGRVVRSVVDREYGRIDWNDPEINQDPDFLQKFVRQLGKQIHQAALAEGEQTNTKLRTFINNIVEGFATSPEGIDQLRKRSVMVQAAILSVEVPHDVAEAVRGAYRDICRENEDDMTPVAVRSSAAGEDSRKKAFAGLQDTYLNMVGEDRVVEAYHWDCSSAYNLRSMTYRREAILDALAKAEETGDESIAENAKLEWAIEHTSLSVCMMQMINPVISGTAFSADTATGCRGTDRRELVSIDASYGLGEAVVGGKVTPDKLYVFQRDDGGEVVIRQMGCKDMKIVYDERGGTREVEVSELEALRWALSLSQAERVAQGVRAVSKAYGGIIMDTEFCIDANDKLWFVQARPETRWNDDLELHPHTIFMRRREVDAKAAAEAEVLVEGNGASRGAGQGTVRFLRSALELNKIAKGDVLAAERTDPDMVPGMRVASAIMADVGGDTSHAAITSRELGIAAVIGIQRLDILRALDGAEVTVDGTRGKVYRGLLPLHLVGGEMDLSKLPLTKTKVGLVLADVGQALFLSRLRNFPQFEVGLLRAEFMLGNISIHPQALEAFDSGELENVVHSKLKELENRLSKVLREQMGAGLIVFNFNLREYVGEVTGLAAEVEAFAEASKSLNAEEVLMQHRKMRELDHKVDQHMEMASRRIEVLKTSNDLADHVRIIMGYDDALALLNPADPESAKRVAEIEATVEEHVRRIKDLPAVTKLMDNINHLREEVSLRSGLKKEMDDLRNLTDKIRGIIKARGFRTGKEHYVQTLAQNLALFAMAFYGKPITYRTTDFKSNEYRNLLGGSLFEHTEDNPMLGYRGVSRNIHDWEVEAFKLARGVYGGSNLRMMLPFVRTLEEARSMRSYLEQVHKLKSGQDGLKIILMSELPSNAILAKQFITEFDGFSIGSNDMTQMVLATDRDNSRLSHIYDEEDPAVVWAILVSIFTGQKYAKKVGFCGQGVSNSIILRGLVAIAGITSASVVPDTYYQTVFDIASVEGENHSAADLGKWLAAQHHKRLADLMEKTGYGHILKKYKEPQDIQEWYEGELQRRHEQFRDHLDTPKEAFYRAELQSFRSTFHKPVIYATWNWDETVEDALHHSGFQNFEEQAKALEYSRTVND is encoded by the coding sequence ATGGCTAAGATTCCCGCCGCCAAACCTGCGCAGAACAAACCCAAGGGCGCCGCGCCCGAGGCAGTTCAGAAAAAACTGGTGCTTGATGGCGCCGAAATTGTGCAGATTGGTCCCGAAGCGGAGTTGCTTGTTGGTGGTAAGAACTACAACACTGCCCTGATCAGTCAGATCCAGGGCATTCAGGCGCCCCATTTTCGCGCCATCTCATCCATTGCCTTTCATCATCTGCTTGATGAAACAAAGGTTAATGGGCGTGTGGTACGCAGTGTGGTGGACCGTGAATACGGGCGCATTGACTGGAACGACCCCGAAATCAACCAGGATCCGGACTTCTTGCAGAAGTTCGTGCGCCAGCTCGGCAAGCAGATCCATCAGGCCGCGCTGGCGGAAGGCGAGCAGACCAATACCAAGCTGCGCACCTTCATCAATAATATAGTCGAAGGTTTTGCCACCTCCCCCGAGGGCATCGACCAGTTGCGCAAGCGCTCGGTCATGGTGCAGGCGGCCATTTTGTCTGTTGAAGTGCCGCATGACGTTGCGGAAGCCGTGCGCGGCGCATACCGCGACATCTGCCGCGAAAACGAAGACGACATGACCCCCGTGGCCGTGCGTTCTTCCGCAGCGGGTGAAGACTCGCGCAAGAAGGCCTTTGCCGGTCTGCAGGATACCTACCTGAACATGGTGGGTGAAGACAGAGTGGTGGAAGCCTACCATTGGGACTGCTCCTCAGCCTACAATCTGCGCTCCATGACCTACCGCCGCGAGGCCATCCTTGACGCTCTGGCCAAGGCCGAAGAAACCGGCGACGAGAGCATTGCTGAAAACGCCAAGCTTGAGTGGGCCATTGAGCACACCTCGCTTTCTGTCTGCATGATGCAGATGATCAATCCCGTGATTTCCGGTACGGCCTTTTCTGCCGATACCGCCACGGGCTGTCGCGGCACAGACCGCCGCGAACTGGTCAGCATCGATGCCAGCTACGGCCTCGGCGAGGCCGTGGTGGGCGGCAAGGTGACGCCAGACAAGCTTTATGTTTTCCAGCGCGACGACGGCGGCGAAGTAGTTATCCGCCAGATGGGCTGCAAGGACATGAAGATCGTCTATGACGAACGTGGCGGCACCCGCGAAGTGGAAGTGTCCGAGCTTGAGGCTCTGCGCTGGGCGCTCTCGCTCAGCCAGGCCGAACGCGTTGCCCAGGGCGTGCGCGCCGTCAGCAAGGCGTACGGCGGCATCATCATGGACACGGAATTCTGCATTGACGCCAACGACAAGCTCTGGTTCGTCCAGGCGCGGCCCGAAACCCGCTGGAACGACGATCTTGAGCTGCACCCCCATACCATCTTCATGCGCCGCCGCGAGGTGGACGCCAAAGCAGCCGCCGAAGCCGAAGTGCTGGTGGAAGGCAACGGCGCTTCACGCGGTGCTGGTCAGGGCACGGTGCGCTTTTTGCGCTCCGCCCTTGAACTGAACAAGATCGCCAAGGGCGATGTGCTTGCGGCCGAACGCACCGACCCGGACATGGTGCCGGGCATGCGTGTGGCCTCGGCCATCATGGCCGATGTGGGCGGCGACACGAGCCACGCGGCCATTACCTCGCGCGAGCTTGGCATTGCCGCTGTTATCGGCATTCAGCGCCTCGACATCCTGCGTGCGCTCGACGGCGCGGAAGTGACCGTTGACGGCACACGCGGCAAGGTCTACCGCGGCCTTTTGCCCCTGCACCTTGTGGGCGGCGAAATGGATCTTTCCAAGTTGCCCCTTACCAAGACCAAGGTCGGCCTTGTGCTGGCCGATGTGGGTCAGGCGTTGTTTCTCTCCCGTCTGCGCAACTTCCCCCAGTTTGAGGTGGGCCTGCTGCGCGCGGAATTCATGCTTGGCAACATCAGCATACATCCGCAGGCACTGGAAGCCTTTGACAGCGGCGAGCTTGAAAATGTGGTGCACAGCAAGCTGAAAGAGCTTGAAAACCGCCTTTCCAAGGTGCTGCGCGAGCAGATGGGCGCTGGCCTCATTGTGTTCAACTTCAACCTGCGCGAATACGTGGGCGAAGTGACCGGCCTTGCGGCAGAGGTTGAAGCATTTGCCGAAGCGAGCAAGAGCCTGAATGCGGAAGAAGTGCTGATGCAGCACCGCAAGATGCGTGAACTGGATCACAAGGTTGACCAGCACATGGAAATGGCCTCGCGCCGCATTGAAGTGCTCAAGACCTCCAATGATCTGGCCGATCATGTGCGCATCATCATGGGTTACGATGACGCTCTGGCCCTGCTGAATCCGGCTGACCCCGAATCCGCAAAGCGCGTTGCCGAAATTGAAGCCACTGTTGAAGAACATGTGCGCCGCATCAAGGATCTGCCCGCAGTCACCAAGTTGATGGACAACATCAACCATCTACGTGAAGAAGTGAGCCTGCGTTCCGGCCTGAAAAAGGAAATGGACGACCTGCGCAACCTGACGGACAAAATTCGCGGCATCATCAAGGCCCGCGGTTTCCGTACCGGCAAGGAGCACTACGTTCAGACCCTGGCCCAGAACCTGGCCCTCTTTGCCATGGCCTTCTACGGCAAGCCCATCACGTACCGCACAACCGACTTCAAGAGCAACGAATACCGCAATCTGCTTGGCGGCAGCCTCTTTGAACATACGGAAGACAACCCCATGCTTGGCTATCGCGGCGTTTCGCGCAATATCCATGACTGGGAAGTTGAAGCCTTCAAGCTGGCCCGCGGCGTATACGGCGGCTCCAACCTGCGCATGATGCTGCCCTTTGTGCGTACCCTGGAAGAAGCCCGCTCCATGCGCAGCTACCTTGAGCAGGTTCACAAGCTCAAGAGCGGTCAGGACGGCCTGAAGATCATCCTCATGTCCGAGCTGCCTTCCAACGCCATTCTGGCCAAGCAGTTCATCACCGAGTTCGACGGTTTCTCCATCGGCTCCAACGACATGACCCAGATGGTGCTGGCGACAGACCGCGACAATTCGCGCCTGTCCCATATCTATGACGAGGAAGATCCGGCGGTTGTCTGGGCTATCCTTGTCAGCATCTTCACCGGCCAGAAGTACGCCAAAAAGGTGGGCTTCTGCGGTCAGGGCGTGTCCAACAGTATCATCCTGCGCGGCCTGGTTGCCATCGCGGGCATCACCTCAGCCTCTGTGGTGCCGGATACCTACTACCAGACCGTGTTCGACATCGCCTCTGTGGAAGGGGAAAACCATTCTGCCGCTGACCTCGGCAAATGGCTTGCCGCGCAACACCACAAGCGCCTTGCCGACCTGATGGAAAAGACCGGTTACGGTCACATCCTCAAGAAGTACAAGGAACCGCAGGATATTCAGGAATGGTACGAGGGCGAGTTGCAGCGTCGGCACGAACAGTTCCGCGATCACCTCGACACGCCCAAGGAAGCCTTCTACCGGGCCGAGTTGCAGAGCTTCCGCTCCACCTTCCACAAGCCTGTGATCTACGCCACTTGGAACTGGGACGAAACGGTTGAGGATGCCCTGCATCACTCCGGCTTCCAGAACTTCGAGGAGCAGGCCAAGGCTCTGGAATACTCCCGCACGGTCAACGACTAG
- a CDS encoding pyruvate carboxylase, translating to MANKTFSEVQDFLKGKVILVANRGIPARRICRSIRERFDAVAAMTATDVDKTAPAASTAQELMLLGTDPRAYLDIDRIIDKAKQRGVVGIHPGWGFASEDTRFPQRCKEAGITFIGATAEAMNLLGNKVQAREVARKLGIPVVPGSEGAVDIPTARQLINEIGLPIMLKAEGGGGGRGIFAIHNEADLEDAFFKASTMAQASFGNPRLFVEKFLADVRHIEIQVIADMYGNVFAFDERDCTVQRNHQKLIEITPSPWPGMTKNLRDRLKDYSRRLVRAVGYHSLATVEFLVTPDGTPYLIEVNTRLQVEHGITECRYGIDLVEEQIAVAFGAELRYREESQRPSYWAMQVRINCENPQDNFAPNSGLISRYVSPGGPGVRLDSNISAGYEFPANYDSAGALLISYATDWEKVLGITERALSEYVIGGIKTTIPFFRQVIKHPLFKQGGINTNFIATHPELMVYTDLAPEGERLAKLVAEISAKGFNPYVQLGEYRSSSTPCLGPFEPVLPPISTATRRQPSPYPQGDRMATLDYIRDSGLVHFTDTTTRDLTQSNSGNRLRLAEDRLMGPYLDNAGFFSLENGGGAHFHVAMLANMTYPFTEAKEWNRFAPKTLKQLLVRSTNVLGYTPQPRNLMLKTGEMICDHYQVVRCFDFLNHVENMRPIAEVVMDRKDVIFQPAISMSWAKGFDVKHYLGVTEAMLRMVGDIMGASSKEASRHIILGLKDMAGVCPPRFMDELVKALRKAWPELVLHYHRHYTDGLFVPSCGAAAKAGAHIIDVGLGSSVRSYGQGDVLATMAYIEDELGLKCNLDKNAIRDANFVCKQIMPYYDRYCAPYFQGIDYDVTRHGMPGGATSSSQEGAMKQGYIHLLPYMLKFLEGTRQIVRYHDVTPGSQITWNTAFLAVTGAWKRGGEDEVRYLLEVLGQVTRTPEKELTDEMRRARLNIYQDCNDAFRNLLQGKFGKLPLGFPADWVYQSAFGSDWKSAMAARTEASPLESLAEVNLAAEEKACAEILKRKPNDEEFVLYLNHPADALKTIQFKSKFGDPNNLPLHVWFEGLKVGQDLYFNDSSGKPHHLLLLSISTPNDAGISICRYVLDSEFMSCEVQVRQPSGNGAKSTLMADTANKYHVAAPSNGDLWVMYVHPGDVVKAGEELFNVSIMKQEKAVLAPIDGMVKRVLKTADFKENKQMVSVREGELIVELGPVPRVCGNEACGQPIPMDNIAFCPYCGVRVS from the coding sequence ATGGCCAACAAGACATTCTCGGAAGTTCAGGATTTTTTGAAGGGCAAGGTAATACTGGTAGCTAACCGCGGTATTCCGGCCCGTCGCATTTGTCGTTCCATCCGCGAACGTTTTGACGCGGTAGCGGCAATGACTGCGACTGATGTGGACAAAACGGCCCCTGCGGCCTCAACGGCGCAGGAACTGATGCTGCTCGGGACAGACCCCCGCGCGTATCTGGATATTGACCGCATTATCGACAAAGCCAAACAACGTGGCGTAGTCGGCATTCACCCCGGCTGGGGGTTTGCTTCCGAGGACACGCGCTTTCCGCAGCGCTGCAAAGAGGCGGGCATCACCTTTATCGGCGCGACAGCCGAGGCCATGAACCTGTTGGGCAACAAGGTTCAGGCTCGAGAAGTGGCTCGCAAATTGGGCATTCCTGTTGTGCCCGGCTCTGAAGGAGCCGTGGATATTCCTACCGCCCGCCAGCTTATCAACGAGATCGGGCTGCCCATCATGCTCAAGGCAGAAGGGGGCGGCGGCGGACGCGGTATTTTTGCCATCCATAACGAGGCTGACCTGGAAGACGCCTTTTTCAAGGCTTCCACCATGGCTCAGGCTTCGTTTGGCAATCCGCGCCTGTTTGTGGAAAAGTTCCTTGCCGATGTGCGCCACATCGAGATTCAGGTCATTGCCGACATGTACGGCAACGTGTTCGCCTTTGACGAACGCGATTGCACCGTGCAACGCAACCACCAGAAACTCATTGAAATTACGCCTTCGCCCTGGCCGGGCATGACCAAGAACCTGCGCGACAGGCTCAAGGATTATTCCCGCCGCCTGGTGCGCGCCGTGGGCTACCATTCGCTTGCCACGGTCGAATTCCTCGTTACACCCGACGGTACGCCGTACCTCATTGAAGTTAACACCCGTTTGCAGGTTGAGCACGGCATCACCGAATGCCGCTACGGCATTGACCTTGTGGAAGAGCAGATCGCCGTGGCCTTTGGCGCGGAACTGCGCTACCGCGAAGAAAGCCAGCGTCCTTCGTACTGGGCCATGCAGGTGCGCATCAACTGCGAAAACCCGCAGGACAACTTCGCCCCCAATTCCGGCCTCATCTCGCGCTATGTGTCGCCCGGCGGCCCCGGCGTGCGCCTTGATTCCAATATCAGCGCAGGTTACGAATTCCCCGCCAACTACGACTCTGCGGGCGCTCTGCTCATTTCGTATGCCACTGACTGGGAAAAGGTGCTGGGCATCACGGAACGCGCCCTGAGCGAATATGTGATCGGCGGCATCAAGACCACCATTCCTTTCTTCCGTCAGGTCATCAAGCACCCCCTGTTCAAGCAGGGCGGCATCAATACCAACTTCATCGCCACGCATCCCGAGCTCATGGTCTATACCGACCTTGCGCCCGAAGGCGAGCGCCTTGCCAAGCTGGTGGCCGAGATTTCGGCCAAGGGCTTCAACCCCTACGTGCAGCTTGGCGAATACCGTTCAAGTTCCACGCCCTGTCTTGGACCCTTTGAGCCTGTGCTGCCGCCCATAAGCACGGCGACGCGCCGTCAGCCTTCGCCCTATCCGCAGGGCGACCGCATGGCCACGCTGGATTACATCCGTGATTCCGGACTTGTGCACTTTACCGACACCACAACCCGCGACCTCACGCAGTCCAACTCCGGCAACCGCCTGCGCCTTGCCGAAGACAGGCTTATGGGCCCCTACCTTGACAATGCGGGCTTTTTCTCGCTCGAAAACGGCGGCGGGGCGCACTTCCATGTGGCCATGCTGGCCAACATGACCTACCCCTTCACCGAAGCCAAGGAATGGAACCGCTTTGCGCCCAAAACCCTCAAGCAGCTGCTGGTGCGCTCCACCAACGTGCTTGGGTATACGCCGCAGCCGCGCAACCTCATGCTCAAAACGGGCGAAATGATTTGCGACCACTATCAGGTCGTACGTTGCTTCGACTTTTTGAACCATGTGGAAAACATGCGCCCCATTGCCGAAGTGGTCATGGACCGCAAGGACGTTATCTTCCAGCCCGCCATTTCCATGTCGTGGGCCAAGGGCTTTGACGTCAAGCACTACCTGGGCGTTACCGAAGCCATGCTGCGCATGGTGGGTGACATCATGGGCGCAAGCTCCAAGGAAGCCTCGCGCCACATCATTCTGGGCCTCAAGGACATGGCAGGCGTTTGCCCGCCGCGTTTCATGGACGAGCTGGTCAAAGCCCTGCGTAAAGCCTGGCCCGAGCTTGTGCTGCACTACCACAGGCACTATACCGACGGTCTGTTCGTGCCCTCCTGCGGTGCCGCGGCCAAGGCTGGCGCGCACATCATCGACGTGGGCCTCGGCTCTTCAGTGCGTTCTTATGGTCAGGGCGACGTGCTTGCTACCATGGCCTATATTGAAGACGAGCTGGGCCTCAAGTGCAACCTTGATAAAAACGCCATCCGCGACGCCAACTTCGTCTGCAAGCAGATCATGCCTTATTACGACCGCTACTGCGCGCCGTACTTCCAGGGCATCGACTATGACGTTACGCGCCACGGCATGCCCGGCGGCGCCACTTCCTCCTCGCAGGAAGGCGCCATGAAGCAGGGGTACATTCACCTGCTGCCTTACATGCTCAAGTTCCTTGAAGGCACCCGCCAGATCGTGCGCTATCACGATGTTACCCCCGGCTCGCAGATCACCTGGAACACGGCGTTTCTGGCCGTTACAGGCGCATGGAAGCGGGGTGGCGAAGACGAAGTGCGCTACCTGCTGGAAGTGCTGGGCCAAGTTACCCGCACCCCTGAGAAAGAGCTTACGGACGAAATGCGCCGCGCGCGCCTGAACATCTATCAGGACTGCAACGACGCCTTCCGTAACCTGCTTCAGGGCAAGTTCGGCAAACTGCCGCTCGGCTTCCCTGCTGACTGGGTCTACCAGAGTGCCTTTGGCTCTGACTGGAAGAGCGCCATGGCGGCCCGCACCGAGGCTTCGCCCCTTGAATCGCTGGCAGAAGTGAACCTTGCAGCCGAAGAAAAGGCCTGCGCCGAAATTCTGAAGCGCAAGCCCAACGATGAAGAGTTCGTGCTGTACCTTAACCATCCGGCAGACGCGCTCAAGACCATCCAGTTCAAGTCCAAGTTCGGCGATCCCAACAACCTGCCTTTGCATGTATGGTTTGAGGGTCTGAAAGTCGGCCAGGATCTGTACTTCAACGACAGCAGCGGCAAGCCCCATCATCTCTTGCTGCTCAGCATCTCCACCCCCAACGATGCGGGCATCTCCATCTGCCGTTATGTGCTCGACTCCGAATTCATGAGCTGCGAGGTTCAGGTTCGGCAGCCTTCGGGCAACGGCGCAAAGAGCACGCTTATGGCCGACACGGCCAACAAGTATCATGTGGCCGCGCCGAGCAACGGCGACTTGTGGGTCATGTATGTGCACCCCGGTGATGTGGTCAAAGCGGGCGAAGAGCTCTTTAACGTTTCCATCATGAAGCAGGAAAAGGCCGTTCTGGCCCCCATTGACGGCATGGTGAAGCGTGTGCTCAAAACCGCCGACTTCAAAGAAAACAAGCAAATGGTTTCGGTCAGAGAAGGTGAGCTTATTGTGGAGCTGGGGCCTGTGCCGCGCGTGTGCGGCAATGAGGCCTGCGGCCAGCCCATTCCTATGGATAACATCGCATTCTGCCCCTATTGCGGTGTGCGCGTAAGTTAA
- a CDS encoding biotin--acetyl-CoA-carboxylase ligase — translation MPPVCHSQPFEGSSPTGADKNFIPRIWRFGEVGSCLDTAANLAARGWLEPWDSVQVVSQTAGRGQLRRQWHSPAGNVYAALRLPLVPPFDGTAAAPAVGALLAESLAMDGWQVRLKWPNDLVLCASEADPRKLAGILLEERGGVLLAGIGINVRCSPPAEQMRADAALEATSLAAQHKSSTFAPPMAEALWQTLVKRMFSAYINCHSFPEGWRARAESLLLWRGENVELRDDDRIVRGWLAGLGTSGGLCLNINGRLEEFICGSLRLSPARE, via the coding sequence ATGCCCCCAGTATGTCACAGCCAACCGTTTGAGGGAAGCTCCCCCACTGGCGCTGACAAAAATTTTATTCCGCGTATCTGGCGTTTTGGCGAGGTCGGCTCCTGCCTTGATACCGCTGCAAACCTTGCGGCCCGGGGCTGGCTTGAGCCGTGGGATAGTGTTCAGGTTGTCAGCCAGACAGCGGGGCGCGGGCAATTGCGGCGGCAGTGGCACTCGCCTGCTGGCAACGTGTATGCGGCCCTGCGTCTGCCGCTGGTACCTCCGTTTGACGGCACGGCGGCGGCCCCGGCAGTGGGTGCCCTGCTGGCCGAATCACTGGCAATGGATGGTTGGCAAGTGCGCCTGAAATGGCCCAATGACCTTGTGCTGTGCGCGTCGGAAGCCGACCCCAGAAAACTGGCGGGCATTCTGCTGGAGGAGCGGGGCGGGGTGCTGCTGGCGGGCATTGGCATAAATGTGCGCTGTTCGCCACCAGCGGAACAGATGCGGGCGGACGCCGCTCTGGAGGCAACCAGCCTTGCCGCCCAGCATAAATCCTCCACTTTTGCGCCTCCAATGGCCGAAGCCTTGTGGCAAACCCTTGTAAAGCGCATGTTTTCAGCTTATATTAACTGCCACTCTTTTCCCGAGGGGTGGAGAGCCCGTGCGGAGTCTCTTTTGCTCTGGCGCGGCGAGAACGTGGAGCTGCGTGACGATGACCGCATCGTACGCGGCTGGCTGGCGGGCCTAGGAACGTCAGGCGGCCTGTGTCTTAACATCAACGGACGGCTTGAGGAATTCATTTGCGGTAGTCTCCGGCTGAGCCCTGCGCGGGAATGA
- a CDS encoding polynucleotide adenylyltransferase produces the protein MRDLLLGRMPTELDFSFSGSMDDFLTAHPDAVCVGKSVNVCLWRGRECMPLRGGTLVSDLAARDLTINALALDSAGRLYMHPKAVDDLRNKIMRPASPTAFADDPTRIFRLARFASRWPEWRIAREAFEQMRATPKALLAAIPAERVAKEMLKALALPRPARFFRVLSQGDCLSPWFEEHERARYIPAGPVKWHANSVLGHSLRLMDELAGDAMAVWMALCHDLGKIGTDPALLPHHYGHEARGVPLALALAKRLRLPAVYARAGALAAEEHMKAGMFATLRTGTRRDLLWRVNQLGLSRPFWKLADADSNSPISGLAYPSLKAINAVRLPEEWHNRGEESARKLREMQCMALAALNRKRAA, from the coding sequence ATGCGCGACCTTTTGCTTGGGCGTATGCCCACGGAGCTGGATTTTTCCTTTTCAGGAAGCATGGACGATTTTTTGACCGCGCATCCCGATGCGGTCTGTGTGGGTAAAAGCGTCAATGTCTGCCTGTGGCGCGGACGCGAATGCATGCCCCTCCGGGGCGGCACCCTGGTGTCTGACCTTGCAGCGCGGGATCTCACCATCAATGCCCTTGCGCTCGACAGCGCGGGGCGGCTGTACATGCATCCCAAGGCGGTTGATGACCTGCGCAACAAAATAATGCGTCCGGCTTCGCCCACGGCCTTTGCGGATGACCCCACAAGAATTTTTCGTCTGGCGCGCTTTGCCTCCCGCTGGCCCGAATGGCGCATAGCCCGTGAGGCTTTTGAACAGATGCGCGCCACGCCCAAAGCTTTGCTGGCGGCCATTCCGGCGGAGCGTGTGGCCAAAGAAATGCTCAAGGCTCTGGCCTTGCCGCGCCCTGCGAGATTTTTTCGCGTTCTGTCGCAGGGGGATTGCTTGTCCCCCTGGTTTGAAGAACACGAGCGCGCGCGTTACATTCCGGCAGGCCCCGTAAAGTGGCATGCCAACAGCGTGCTGGGTCACAGCTTGCGGCTGATGGACGAGCTCGCGGGCGATGCCATGGCCGTGTGGATGGCCTTGTGCCATGACCTTGGAAAAATCGGTACTGACCCTGCCCTGCTGCCCCACCATTATGGGCATGAGGCGCGCGGCGTGCCGCTTGCACTGGCCCTTGCCAAAAGGCTGCGGCTGCCGGCAGTCTATGCCAGAGCGGGGGCGCTTGCTGCGGAAGAACACATGAAGGCAGGCATGTTTGCCACCCTGCGCACCGGCACGCGCCGCGATCTGCTGTGGCGGGTCAACCAGCTCGGGCTTTCGCGCCCTTTCTGGAAGCTGGCGGATGCCGACAGCAATTCACCCATCAGCGGTTTGGCCTACCCGAGCCTGAAGGCTATTAACGCCGTGCGTCTGCCCGAAGAGTGGCACAACCGGGGCGAAGAATCAGCCCGCAAGCTGCGCGAAATGCAATGCATGGCCCTGGCGGCGCTGAACAGAAAGCGGGCAGCCTAG